Proteins encoded in a region of the Triticum dicoccoides isolate Atlit2015 ecotype Zavitan chromosome 3A, WEW_v2.0, whole genome shotgun sequence genome:
- the LOC119273374 gene encoding chitinase CLP-like — MALVALLVLAASLAWPASSQPLPVLVPVTKDPATSLYTLPFHSGANLVVDIAGPLVWSTCQPGHLPAKFPCTFPTCRLANAYPVPGCHEPGCEQDRRKDGTCTAYTNNPVTGVRASGSLDRTRFVANTTNGSNPVSQVSVRAVAACAPETLLASLPRGSTGVAGLAGSGLALPALVASAQKVANKFLLCLPRLGEGNGVAIFGGGPLQLTAQPGVDYTQELVYTPLVAKQGNPAHYVSVESIAVEGARVPVPARALATGGVVLSTKVHFTLLRRDVYRPFVDAFAKALVQQGAQGGPVARAVNPVAPFELCYDTRSLANTRTGYWVPRISLALEGGVNYSMNGLLSMVNVQGGAACLAFTEMKGVKAGDGSAPAVIIGGFQMENVVLEFDMEKKRLGFFRLPFFTRCGHFNFTRTG, encoded by the coding sequence ATGGCACTAGTAGCCCTCCTCGTCCTGGCAGCCTCGCTGGCCTGGCCGGCGTCGAGCCAGCCTCTGCCGGTGCTTGTTCCGGTGACCAAGGACCCCGCCACCTCCCTCTACACGCTCCCATTCCACAGCGGCGCCAACCTCGTCGTCGACATCGCCGGCCCGCTCGTCTGGTCCACGTGCCAGCCCGGCCATCTGCCGGCCAAGTTCCCCTGCACGTTCCCCACCTGCCGCCTCGCCAACGCCTACCCCGTCCCGGGCTGCCACGAGCCAGGCTGCGAGCAGGACAGGCGCAAGGACGGCACGTGCACGGCGTACACGAACAACCCGGTCACCGGCGTGCGCGCCTCCGGGAGCCTCGACCGTACCAGGTTCGTGGCCAACACCACCAACGGGAGTAACCCGGTGAGCCAGGTGAGCGTGAGGGCAGTGGCGGCGTGCGCGCCGGAGACGCTGCTGGCGTCCCTGCCGCGGGGCTCCACGGGCGTGGCCGGGCTCGCGGGCTCCGGCCTGGCGCTGCCGGCGCTCGTGGCGTCCGCGCAGAAGGTCGCCAATAAGTTCCTTCTCTGCCTCCCCCGCCTCGGCGAAGGCAACGGCGTGGCCATCTTCGGCGGCGGCCCGCTCCAGCTCACCGCGCAGCCGGGGGTGGACTACACACAGGAGCTGGTCTACACGCCGCTGGTCGCCAAGCAGGGCAACCCCGCGCACTACGTCTCGGTGGAGTCCATAGCCGTGGAGGGCGCCCGCGTGCCCGTCCCTGCGCGCGCGCTCGCCACCGGCGGCGTGGTACTCAGCACTAAGGTGCACTTCACCTTGCTCCGACGCGACGTGTACCGCCCGTTCGTGGACGCGTTCGCCAAGGCCCTGGTGCAGCAGGGTGCGCAGGGCGGCCCCGTGGCGCGCGCGGTGAATCCCGTGGCGCCGTTCGAGCTGTGCTACGACACGCGGTCGCTCGCCAACACGCGGACCGGGTACTGGGTGCCGCGCATCAGTCTGGCGCTCGAGGGCGGGGTGAACTACTCGATGAACGGCTTGCTCTCGATGGTGAATGTGCAGGGGGGCGCGGCGTGCCTTGCGTTCACGGAGATGAAGGGGGTGAAGGCCGGGGACGGCAGCGCGCCGGCGGTGATCATCGGAGGGTTCCAGATGGAGAACGTGGTGCTGGAGTTCGACATGGAGAAGAAGCGGCTCGGGTTCTTCAGGCTGCCGTTCTTCACGCGGTGTGGCCACTTCAACTTCACCCGGACCGGCTAG